The following coding sequences are from one Hydra vulgaris chromosome 04, alternate assembly HydraT2T_AEP window:
- the LOC136079756 gene encoding zinc finger MYM-type protein 1-like, giving the protein MKNGETIVRSWLVYSMKSNKVFCFCCKLFGISDSPFRQGMNTWEGLSKKLNDHETGSTHLRCFEQWMTLRKGIMNQTTIDEHQYKLLQKERKFWRAVLERLLDITLFLSARNLGFRGSQEVIGSKNNGNFLGLFELMAKYDSVLDELLRRIQKKETNEHYLSNDTQNELIELLAKEIEAENLSKVKKAKYFSIILDCTPDVSHKEQMSIILRSVVCIPGTGINISENFFGYLKVDDTTGKGLLDAFLDQTKKWELNILDCRGQSYDNGANMKGKAKGVQARLLQMNPKALYVPCANHSLNLVIVDGAKSSNSAITFFGVLSRLYTLFSSSPARWHILKSCIPISVKPQSDTRWESRINCVKPLRYHLKEILEALEKLEVYALEKRDGATATEVCSLMEYMMTWPFILSIVIWYDVLYQINKSSKLLQSSTTSLDVLDSEIKATYTFLQQYRETGFSDAHMKASEIAEVLDIAKIFPEVRSRQKKMIHSYECADEAHTIQLEQKFKVDFFLPLLDMSMGSVKERFEQVSSITELYDFLYRSENLIQICKENSLSLYCKNLQAKLGDIDSDDLEMELKRFVIVVQEKESTHMKSAHDFLNYIYKEELQETYPNLAIVLRIILTSPVTVASAERSFSKLKLIKTFHRSTMVDDRLSSLAMLSIENDVARKLNYEEIINKFASMKVRHKSFL; this is encoded by the exons ATGAAGAATGGAGAAACTATTGTACGGTCATGGCTTGTGTATTCTATGaaaagtaataaagttttttgcttCTGTTGCAAACTTTTTGGTATATCAGATTCACCATTCCGACAAGGGATGAACACATGGGAAGGTTTATCCAAAAAACTGAATGATCATGAAACAGGAAGTACACATCTCAGGTGCTTTGAACAGTGGATGACATTACGAAAAg GCATAATGAATCAAACAACCATTGATGAGCATCAATACAAGTTGCTTCAAAAAGAGCGAAAATTTTGGAGAGCAGTATTGGAACGATTACTAGACATCACTCTATTTCTTTCTGCGAGGAATCTTGGATTCCGTGGTTCACAAGAGGTCATTGGTTCCAAGAACAATGGAAACTTTCTTGGGTTGTTTGAATTGATGGCGAAGTATGATAGTGTGCTCGATGAACTTTTACGTCGGATTCAGAAGAAAGAAACTAATGAACATTATTTGAGCAATGATACCCAGAATGAGTTGATTGAATTGTTAGCCAAGGAGATTGAAGCCGAAAACCTTTCCAAAGTAAAGAAAGCgaaatatttttccattattttggATTGTACGCCAGACGTTTCACATAAAGAACAAATGAGCATAATCCTACGATCAGTAGTTTGCATTCCTGGGACAGGTATCAACATTTCTGAAAATTTCTTTGGATATCTCAAGGTAGATGATACCACTGGAAAAGGGCTTTTGGATGCCTTTCTAGATCAGACAAAAAAGTGGGAATTAAATATTCTTGACTGTCGAGGCCAATCCTATGATAACGGTGCTAACATGAAAGGAAAGGCAAAGGGTGTTCAAGCTAGGCTTCTTCAAATGAATCCCAAAGCTCTATATGTTCCGTGTGCAAACCATTCACTTAATCTAGTCATTGTTGACGGTGCAAAGTCATCCAACAGTGCAATTACTTTTTTCGGAGTTCTTTCAAGATTGTATACACTCTTTTCATCATCTCCTGCTCGATGGCATATTTTAAAGTCATGTATACCCATTTCTGTCAAGCCTCAATCCGATACCAGATGGGAAAGTAGAATAAACTGTGTGAAACCTCTTCGCTATCACCTGAAAGAGATATTAGAGGCATTAGAAAAATTGGAAGTGTATGCTCTAGAGAAGAGAGATGGCGCAACAGCTACAGAAGTATGTTCGCTGATGGAATATATGATGACATGGCCATTCATATTGTCAATCGTTATTTGGTATGACGTTTTATACCAAATTAACAAATCAAGTAAGCTTCTGCAGTCCTCTACAACTTCCCTTGATGTCTTGGATAGTGAAATAAAGGCCACATATACATTTCTTCAGCAATATCGTGAAACTGGATTTTCAGACGCACACATGAAAGCATCAGAAATCGCAGAAGTGTTGGACATTGCAAAAATTTTTCCAGAAGTGCGTTCCCGACAAAAAAAGATGATTCATTCATACGAGTGTGCCGATGAAGCTCACACCATCCAATTAGAACAGAAGTTTAAAGTTGATTTCTTTTTACCACTCCTTGATATGTCAATGGGATCAGTAAAGGAGCGTTTTGAACAAGTCAGTAGTATCACAGAGCTCTATGACTTCCTATACCGTTCTGAGAATCTTATTCAAATCTGTAAAGAAAATTCTTTGTctttatattgcaaaaatttgcAAGCAAAGCTTGGCGATATAGATTCGGATGATCTGGAAATGGAATTAAAACGATTTGTCATAGTGGTACAGGAGAAAGAAAGTACTCACATGAAATCTGCACATGATTTTcttaattacatttataaagaaGAGCTGCAAGAAACTTATCCAAATCTTGCCATTGTGTTACGCATAATCCTTACCTCACCAGTAACTGTCGCAAGTGCTGAACGTAGCTTCAGCAAGCTAAAATTGATTAAGACTTTTCATAG GTCAACAATGGTTGATGACCGCTTGTCTTCTCTGGCGATGCTGTCAATTGAGAACGATGTggcaagaaaattaaattatgagGAGATAATCAACAAATTTGCAAGTATGAAAGTTCGCCACAAGTCATTTCTGTGA